The following are encoded together in the Citrus sinensis cultivar Valencia sweet orange chromosome 1, DVS_A1.0, whole genome shotgun sequence genome:
- the LOC102577998 gene encoding malate dehydrogenase, with amino-acid sequence MAKEPVRVLVTGAAGQIGYALVPMIARGVMLGTDQPVILHMLDIPPAAEALNGVKMELVDAAFPLLKGVVATTDAVEACTGVNIAVMVGGFPRKEGMERKDVMSKNVSIYKAQASALEQHAAPNCKVLVVANPANTNALILKEFAPSIPAKNITCLTRLDHNRALGQISEKLNVQVSDVKNVIIWGNHSSSQYPDVNHATVNTAAGEKPVRELVKDDAWLNGEFITTVQQRGAAIIKARKLSSALSAASSACDHIRDWVLGTPEGTWVSMGVYSDGSYNVPAGLIYSFPVTCRNGEWTIVQGLSIDEFSRKKLDLTAEELSEEKALAYSCLS; translated from the exons GGCAAATTGGATATGCACTTGTCCCCATGATTGCTAGGGGAGTGATGTTGGGTACTGACCAGCCTGTGATTCTGCACATGCTTGATATCCCACCTGCAGCAGAGGCATTGAATGGTGTGAAGATGGAGTTGGTTGATGCTGCATTCCCTCTTCTTAAAG GTGTTGTTGCTACAACTGATGCTGTTGAGGCATGCACTGGGGTCAATATTGCCGTTATGGTTGGTGGCTTTCCAAGAAAAGAAGGAATGGAGAGAAAAGATGTGATGTCAAAGAACGTTTCAATCTACAAGGCTCAGGCTTCTGCCCTGGAGCAGCACGCAGCTCCGAACTGCAAG GTTCTAGTTGTCGCTAACCCTGCAAACACCAATGCATTGATTCTGAAAGAATTTGCGCCATCAATCCCTGCTAAGAACATTACATGCTTGACCAGATTGGATCATAACAGGGCATTGGGACAAATATCTGAGAAACTGAATGTCCAAGTATCTGATGTTAAGAATGTGATTATTTGGGGAAATCATTCATCATCTCAGTACCCTGATGTCAACCATGCAACTGTCAATACTGCAGCTGGGGAAAAGCCTGTCCGTGAGCTTGTCAAGGATGATGCATG GTTGAATGGAGAATTCATAACCACAGTCCAACAACGTGGTGCTGCAATCATCAAAGCCAGAAAGCTCTCGAGTGCTCTGTCTGCTGCTAGCTCTGCTTGTGACCATATCCGTGATTGGGTTCTTGGAACTCCTGAG GGCACTTGGGTCTCCATGGGGGTATACTCTGATGGTTCATACAATGTACCAGCTGGGCTCATTTACTCATTCCCAGTAACCTGCCGCAACGGTGAATGGACAATTGTTCAAG GACTCAGCATTGATGAATTCTCAAGGAAGAAGTTGGACTTGACAGCAGAGGAGCTCTCCGAGGAGAAGGCCCTCGCATACTCATGTCTCTCTTAA
- the LOC102608382 gene encoding transcription factor MYB13-like, which translates to MGRAPCCEKMGLKKGPWTPEEDRILIVHIKKHGHPNWRALPKQAGLLRCGKSCRLRWINYLRPDIKRGNFSKEEEETIINLHDMLGNRWSAIAGRLPGRTDNEIKNVWHTHLKKKAAAVLKQNQKANTNNNNSNSDDHKQNSKATTAHDHQSAESAMSPQASSSSDELSSVTTGETNNNNNNNSDQYCMDKHVKSDHEQNVDSFESFPVIDESFWTDTSLSENSSNLTSDFGGGLNEFAMGHHDYGGGMDFWYNILVTSGADSLTLPF; encoded by the exons aTGGGGAGGGCTCCCTGCTGTGAGAAGATGGGGTTGAAGAAGGGGCCATGGACTCCTGAAGAAGATAGAATTTTAATCGTCCACATAAAAAAACACGGCCATCCCAATTGGCGTGCGTTACCAAAGCAAGCCG GTTTGTTGAGATGTGGAAAGAGTTGCAGACTCCGATGGATAAATTACTTGAGGCCTGATATTAAGAGGGGAAACTTCAgcaaagaagaagaggaaactATCATCAACTTGCATGACATGTTGGGGAATAG GTGGTCAGCTATCGCAGGAAGGTTACCAGGAAGGACAGATAATGAGATTAAAAACGTGTGGCACACgcacttgaagaagaaagcagCAGCAGTACTGAAGCAAAACCAGAAGGccaatactaataataataatagtaattcgGATGATCACAAACAAAACTCTAAAGCAACAACAGCTCATGATCATCAGTCTGCAGAATCTGCAATGTCTCCCCAGGCATCATCTTCCAGTGATGAGCTCTCCTCGGTCACTACTGgagaaacaaataataataataataataatagtgatcAGTACTGCATGGATAAGCATGTGAAAAGTGATCATGAGCAAAATGTTGACTCGTTTGAAAGTTTTCCTGTGATTGATGAAAGCTTCTGGACAGACACCAGCTTATCTGAAAATTCAAGCAATTTGACATCAGATTTCGGAGGCGGCCTTAATGAATTTGCGATGGGTCATCATGATTACGGTGGCGGCATGGACTTCTGGTACAACATTCTTGTCACGTCCGGGGCAGACTCATTAACATTAccattttag